The Pseudanabaena yagii GIHE-NHR1 genome segment AAATTCATTATAATGTCTTGGACACATAACCCCAAAATCACGTCTATCCAAATTCAAAATATGGTCAACTAACTATTTTTTCAGTAAGCTAGACTAGTATCATACTTTTCCATCGAAACGAAATCCCTAATTACGAATCGGATTCACTTCATTTGCTAAAATCTCTTCATCTATCTCTAGGATATCCTTTTCATTTGATGCGCCCAAACCTACATTGTGAGGTAGAGCCTCTTTTATCTCAACAGTCTTGTAGCGAAGATAGCCAATAAAAGTGACAAGATCAGGGAAAGAATCCTCTGGCAAGTTATCAATTAACTCAATAATCTGTTTTCGCGTTGGAGTGAGAGTATTCATAAGTAAATATGAAAGATACTCATTATAATTTAGCTGCAAGATTAGGCGATCGCACTTTTAGCTAATTTTATGAGAAAGGCGATCGCATTATGTTTCAATTGGATCAAGTGATGGCGGATGTAGCCCTGTTTGGATCCAAAATTGCCTTGTACTGCGGATCGAATCACCTTCGGGGTAACGCATATCATTTAGATCAAAGCGATCGCAAGTAGCCCTTCCGATTGATGTCACACCTTTAATTACAGTTCCGCCAGCAGTCCAAATAAAATGTTCAGCCCAATCTTGTTTTCGCGGATTGAAAACAGGGACAATTTGTTGCGTTTCTACATCAAACCCAGCCACAAAGTTATATCGCCTTTCATTGCAACGACGGCAAGCAAGCGCAAGATTATCAACATCATCAGATCCACCTAGCGAAGCAGGAATGACATGATCAATCGTAAATCGAGATGCGCTGAGTCTTTCAGATGAGTGACAGTATTCACAGAGAAAACCTGCTCTTTCCCGAATAATTTGTCTAGTTGAATCAGGGATTGGTATTTTGAGCAATTAGCATCGCATTCATATGTGTAAATATCCGATCTAACTCACCTATCGCTTCTAGTTCCGCAATTTCTTCCAATGCAAGTTCATCTGCTTTCTTTTTATCTAAAAGTAGTTCCATTCGATCTTGTAAGCGATCGCTAAACGTAAACAGACTGAGATCACCAGTTTTCTTAACAGCGATCTCATGGAGAAATAGCGAAGGCTTAGTAAGAGTTGTAACCATAGAATTTTTGTAACAGCCTAATATGCAAGTATCATAGCATCTGGCATCAGAAAGTATTTATGGGTAAACATCAAAAAGATACTCATCGTATTTTGACTACAAGATTAGGCGATCGCACTTTTGGCTAGCTGATTTTATGGGAAAGGCGATCGCTTTGAACTTTTAGAAAACTCATAGCGATCGCCTTTATAGTTTATTGATTTTGCTAATTTACTGACGAGAAATTAAGCAAATATTGATTACACAACTGCTTGGTTTGCAACATTGCTATCAATTGCTTCTCTAAGAGCACGAACAGTCGCAATCATCGAAACCACATCATTCAATTGGTTAACGGCAGAACCAACACCAACACCAGACGCTCCAGCAGCGATCGCCATTGGTGCAGTGATATTGCTCAAACCAGAAGCACACATTACAGGGATAGAAACTGCGCGGCTGATAGCATGGGCAGCAGCAAGGGTAGGCGATGCCTTTTCGATCGCACCAAGGACACCTGCATGGGTTGGAGCAGAGCTTGTACCACCTTCAGTTTGGATGATGTCTGCACCGATTGCTTCGAGTTTCTCAGCGAGGGTGACTTGCTCATCGAGGGGCAATGTATGAGGAACGGTGACGGAAATTGCAGTGTGGGGCAATAATTCTCTGGTTTCTGCGGTCAGAGCAATGATTTCGTCGGCAGTAAATACACGACCTTGAGCATAGAAACTATCGTAGTTACCGATTTCAACAAGATCAGCACCATTAGCTACAGCCTCAGCCAACTTGTGAGCTTCGACAGCCGATACACAAATGGGCAAGGAGCAATTAGCCTTAGTGATCGCAATTAGTTCTGCATCAGCCGCAATATCAACAAATGTTGCGCCACCGCGATCGGCTGCTTGCACAACCATTTTCACAGAGTCGCGATCAAAGTTATGGAGACCGCTAATAATCTTGAGAGCGCTGCGGCGGCTAAAAGCGGTTGCTAAGGTAAGGGGTAAACGGGACATAGTTGTTGTAATCCTAGTTAATTAATTTACTTTATTGCAAATTTTTAGAGCTTGCACTCTGTTTCAGCCTATTTGGGATATTTTGACATGGTTGAGAGCTTTAATAAGTAGCTGAGGGAAATTTAAAACCAAAGCAATAAGCTGTGGCGCACGCTGTGCGTGCGCCACAGCTTATTGCTTTGGTTTTAAAAAAACTTAACTCAACATAGAGCGTAATAAATAGGTATTTTTAGCCTCCTCAGAGGTACTTGGATCAACACCAGCATATTTTTGGGAAAGAGAATCAAATTTAAAGTTTAAAATTAATCAGCTTTTTATATTCAATCCCTGACATATCAAGGGTTTCCAGACATTAGCCCTTAAAACTTAGGCTAGCATGATCGCGACGCAATATAGAACTGCTGGATAAGCAACATATGGCTAAGCTCAGAATTGGTATTAATGGATTTGGCAGAATTGGACGATTAGTGGTTCGTGTTGCTGCCAAGCATCCCGAAATCGAGATTGTCGGAATCAACGATCTAGTTCCTTCTGATAACCTCGCTTATCTACTCAAACATGACTCTACGCATGGTCTCTACGACGGCGCGATCACTGCTAAGCCAGAAGGTATTGAGATCGATGGCAAGCTTGTTCCCTGTACTGCTATTCGCAATCCGTCCGAACTACCTTGGGGTGAGCTAAAGACGGACTATGTGGTGGAATCTACAGGGCTATTTACCGACTATGCAGGGGCGATCGCGCATATTCATGCAGGTGCAAAGCGCGTGATTATTTCGGCTCCCACCAAAGATCCTGAGAAAGTAACCACATTGCTAGTTGGCGTTAACCACCATAAGTTCAATCCTGACAATGATTTGATCGTTTCTAATGCAAGCTGTACCACCAATTGCTTAGCACCGATCGCCAAGGTTCTCAATGATAACTTTGGGATTGCGGAAGGATTGATGACCACGGTTCATGCGATGACCG includes the following:
- a CDS encoding HNH endonuclease; protein product: MPIPDSTRQIIRERAGFLCEYCHSSERLSASRFTIDHVIPASLGGSDDVDNLALACRRCNERRYNFVAGFDVETQQIVPVFNPRKQDWAEHFIWTAGGTVIKGVTSIGRATCDRFDLNDMRYPEGDSIRSTRQFWIQTGLHPPSLDPIET
- a CDS encoding DUF561 domain-containing protein translates to MSRLPLTLATAFSRRSALKIISGLHNFDRDSVKMVVQAADRGGATFVDIAADAELIAITKANCSLPICVSAVEAHKLAEAVANGADLVEIGNYDSFYAQGRVFTADEIIALTAETRELLPHTAISVTVPHTLPLDEQVTLAEKLEAIGADIIQTEGGTSSAPTHAGVLGAIEKASPTLAAAHAISRAVSIPVMCASGLSNITAPMAIAAGASGVGVGSAVNQLNDVVSMIATVRALREAIDSNVANQAVV
- the gap gene encoding type I glyceraldehyde-3-phosphate dehydrogenase; translation: MAKLRIGINGFGRIGRLVVRVAAKHPEIEIVGINDLVPSDNLAYLLKHDSTHGLYDGAITAKPEGIEIDGKLVPCTAIRNPSELPWGELKTDYVVESTGLFTDYAGAIAHIHAGAKRVIISAPTKDPEKVTTLLVGVNHHKFNPDNDLIVSNASCTTNCLAPIAKVLNDNFGIAEGLMTTVHAMTATQPTVDGPSKKDWRGGRGAGQNIIPSSTGAAKAVALVLPELKGKLTGMALRVPTPDVSVVDLTFKTEKPTSYKEICAALKDASEGSLKDILGYTDEEVVSTDFRGDARSSIFDAGAGIELNPNFFKVVSWYDNEWGYSCRVVDLMISMAQKEEIL